One region of Olleya sp. Hel_I_94 genomic DNA includes:
- a CDS encoding ankyrin repeat domain-containing protein, with translation MNTDKVFESIKNNDTATLKALLNENPQLAEAKDQRGFTPLILATYFDNEAATKVLVEHNAPINAKDASGNTALIGVSFKGNVAFAKYLIENGADLNAVNNNGTTALTFATQYNKIDIVRLLIEHKADATIKDNEGKTALDYASEKGFIEIVDLLK, from the coding sequence ATGAATACAGATAAAGTTTTTGAAAGTATTAAAAATAATGATACAGCTACCTTAAAAGCACTATTAAATGAAAACCCACAATTAGCCGAAGCAAAAGACCAGCGTGGATTTACACCATTAATTCTGGCAACCTATTTTGATAACGAAGCTGCAACCAAAGTTTTAGTAGAACATAATGCGCCTATTAACGCTAAAGATGCGTCTGGAAATACTGCTTTAATTGGTGTTAGTTTTAAAGGAAATGTAGCTTTTGCGAAATATTTAATTGAAAATGGAGCAGACTTAAATGCAGTAAACAACAACGGAACAACAGCATTAACTTTTGCAACGCAATACAATAAAATAGACATTGTACGATTATTAATAGAACATAAAGCAGATGCTACTATAAAAGATAATGAAGGTAAAACTGCTTTGGATTATGCTTCAGAAAAAGGATTCATCGAGATTGTTGATCTTTTAAAGTGA
- a CDS encoding DNA translocase FtsK, whose amino-acid sequence MAKAKKQTKTKKKVGLKKPDLTLTSQQKLVLGSFLIILGVLFFISFLSYLFTGKIDQSALTEFSSREVETQNWLSKLGAWISDLFIQRGFGIAAFIFSGLTFLSGVYVLTDLNKSKLRKHWFWGILVVIWFSVLFGFFAHKNDVLSGTIGFEINSFFQDYIGKIGTILLLAFAFISYLAIRFKFTPQRIAAIFKNARKNIKDDFKDDFVPVDNSYSDEAEAMKSAFEVDKKVEPTISNHSKIETTNNIELTQEVSTPEVSSKEIKTEITTPEIEIEEPQVEIEVESVTEEISETDNLANKLVEDFGQFDPTLELGKFQFPPLDLLKKYDNEGVTINQEELEENKNRIVDTLNNYKIGIASIKATIGPTVTLYEIVPEAGIRISKIKNLEDDIALSLSALGIRIIAPIPGKGTIGIEVPNKNATIVSMRSVIASQKFQKTEMHLPIAIGKTISNETLVIDLAKMPHLLMAGATGQGKSVGLNAVLTSLLYKKHPAEVKFVLVDPKKVELTLFNKIERHYLAKLPDEAEAIITDNTKVIHTLNSLCIEMDNRYEMLKNALCRNIVEYNTKFKARKLNPNEGHAYLPYIVLVVDEFADLIMTAGKEVETPVARLAQLARAIGIHLIIATQRPSVNVITGIIKANFPARIAFRVSSKIDSRTILDAGGADQLIGRGDMLYTQGNDMIRIQCAFVDTPEVEKIVDFIGNQKAYPDAYLLPEYVGEESGTSLDIDISERDVLFKDAAEIIVTAQQGSASLLQRKLKLGYNRAGRLIDQLEAAGIVGGFEGSKARQVLVVDLVALDQLLENEKK is encoded by the coding sequence ATGGCGAAAGCAAAAAAACAAACTAAAACAAAAAAGAAAGTCGGTTTAAAAAAACCTGACTTAACCCTAACTAGTCAGCAAAAACTAGTCTTAGGTAGCTTTTTAATAATTTTAGGTGTCTTGTTTTTTATATCCTTTTTATCCTATTTATTTACAGGTAAAATTGACCAAAGTGCCTTAACCGAATTTTCTTCTAGAGAGGTAGAAACCCAAAATTGGTTAAGTAAACTAGGTGCTTGGATTAGCGATCTATTTATCCAACGTGGTTTTGGTATAGCAGCTTTTATATTTTCTGGTCTTACCTTTTTGTCAGGAGTCTACGTGCTTACTGACTTAAACAAATCTAAATTACGTAAACATTGGTTTTGGGGCATTTTAGTTGTTATTTGGTTTTCAGTTTTATTCGGCTTTTTTGCTCATAAAAATGATGTATTAAGCGGAACCATTGGTTTTGAAATTAATAGCTTTTTCCAAGATTATATTGGTAAAATTGGAACTATATTATTATTAGCTTTTGCTTTTATTAGCTATTTAGCCATTCGTTTTAAATTTACACCACAACGTATAGCAGCTATCTTTAAAAATGCTAGAAAGAATATTAAGGACGATTTTAAAGATGATTTTGTTCCTGTAGATAATTCGTATTCAGACGAAGCTGAAGCTATGAAGTCTGCTTTTGAAGTAGATAAAAAAGTTGAACCTACAATTTCAAACCATTCAAAAATAGAAACCACAAATAATATAGAACTAACGCAAGAAGTTAGTACGCCTGAGGTCTCTTCAAAAGAAATAAAAACAGAAATAACAACGCCTGAGATTGAAATAGAAGAACCTCAAGTAGAAATTGAGGTAGAATCTGTTACAGAAGAAATATCAGAAACTGATAATCTTGCCAATAAGTTAGTAGAAGATTTTGGGCAGTTTGATCCTACTTTAGAATTGGGTAAATTTCAATTTCCGCCTTTAGACTTACTTAAAAAGTATGATAACGAAGGCGTTACAATCAACCAAGAAGAATTAGAAGAAAATAAAAACCGAATTGTTGACACTTTAAATAATTACAAAATTGGAATTGCTAGTATTAAAGCTACCATTGGACCAACAGTCACGTTATATGAAATTGTTCCGGAAGCTGGAATCAGAATTTCAAAAATCAAAAATTTAGAAGATGACATTGCTTTATCATTGTCTGCTTTAGGTATACGTATTATTGCACCAATTCCTGGAAAAGGAACCATTGGTATTGAAGTGCCTAATAAAAATGCAACCATCGTTTCCATGCGCTCTGTAATTGCATCTCAAAAATTTCAGAAAACCGAAATGCATTTACCAATAGCAATTGGTAAAACAATTAGTAATGAAACTTTAGTCATTGACTTGGCTAAAATGCCACACTTACTAATGGCTGGAGCAACAGGTCAAGGTAAATCGGTAGGTTTAAATGCTGTATTAACATCGTTATTATACAAAAAGCATCCTGCTGAAGTCAAGTTTGTTTTAGTCGATCCAAAAAAGGTAGAATTAACCTTATTTAATAAGATAGAACGACACTATTTAGCAAAACTTCCGGATGAAGCTGAAGCTATTATAACAGACAATACCAAAGTAATTCACACGTTAAACTCGCTGTGTATAGAAATGGATAATCGTTACGAAATGCTTAAAAACGCACTGTGTCGTAACATTGTTGAATATAACACCAAGTTTAAAGCGCGTAAATTAAATCCAAACGAAGGTCATGCTTACCTACCCTATATTGTATTAGTAGTCGATGAGTTTGCAGATTTAATTATGACCGCAGGAAAAGAGGTAGAAACACCTGTTGCACGTTTAGCACAATTAGCTCGTGCAATTGGGATTCACTTAATTATTGCAACTCAACGTCCTTCTGTAAACGTTATTACAGGTATAATTAAAGCTAACTTCCCAGCACGTATTGCTTTTAGAGTATCTAGTAAAATAGACTCTAGAACCATTTTAGATGCAGGTGGAGCAGATCAATTAATTGGACGTGGAGACATGTTATATACACAAGGTAATGATATGATACGTATCCAATGTGCTTTTGTTGACACTCCAGAAGTTGAAAAAATTGTAGATTTTATTGGTAATCAAAAAGCTTATCCAGATGCTTATTTATTACCAGAGTATGTTGGTGAAGAAAGTGGCACAAGTCTTGATATAGATATATCTGAGAGAGATGTTTTATTTAAAGATGCTGCCGAAATTATTGTGACAGCTCAACAAGGGTCTGCTTCTTTACTACAACGTAAATTAAAATTAGGTTACAATCGTGCAGGTCGTTTAATTGACCAATTAGAAGCAGCAGGAATTGTAGGTGGATTTGAAGGTAGTAAAGCAAGACAGGTTTTAGTTGTAGATTTAGTAGCTCTTGATCAACTATTAGAAAACGAAAAAAAATAA
- a CDS encoding aldehyde dehydrogenase family protein, which yields MANVTKPEFKERYGNFIGGKFVDPVKGQYFENRSPVDGKVFTQAARSTQEDIDLALDAAHEAFPAWSNTSATERSNALLKIAQVMEDNLEYLASLETIDNGKPIRESLAADIPYCIDHFRYFAGVIRADEGSISEHDKDTVSIVLHEAVGVVGEIIPWNFPMLMLAWKIAPALAAGCTAVVKPAEQTPTSVMMLMELIGDILPAGVLNIVTGFGKEAGAALATSNRIAKLSFTGSTETGRTVLHNAAENIIPVTMELGGKSPNIFFPSVAAQDDEFFSKAIEGALMFALNQGEICTSPSRILVHEDIADRFVEKMQERLKLVKPGNPLDPEIMIGSQVSKAQYEKILNYIKIGIEEGAAVLAGGEAGNYEGELAEGYYVQPTVLKGDNKMRVFQEEIFGPVVALTTFKTTEEAIAIANDTPYGLGAGVWSRDAHELYQVPRAIQAGRVWVNQYNTYPAHAPFGGVKESGFGRENHKMALDHYRVVKNMLISYDKKPMGFF from the coding sequence ATGGCAAATGTAACAAAACCCGAATTTAAAGAAAGATATGGAAACTTTATTGGAGGAAAATTTGTAGACCCAGTAAAAGGGCAATATTTTGAAAACAGATCTCCTGTAGATGGTAAAGTATTTACACAAGCAGCACGATCAACACAAGAAGATATCGATCTTGCTTTAGATGCAGCACACGAGGCATTTCCTGCTTGGAGTAACACGTCGGCAACAGAACGTAGTAACGCGTTATTAAAAATTGCTCAGGTTATGGAAGATAACTTAGAGTATTTAGCATCTTTAGAAACCATTGATAACGGTAAACCAATCCGTGAGTCTCTTGCAGCAGATATCCCTTATTGTATTGATCATTTCCGCTATTTTGCAGGTGTAATTCGTGCAGATGAAGGAAGTATTTCAGAACATGATAAAGATACAGTAAGTATCGTATTACACGAAGCTGTTGGTGTAGTTGGAGAGATTATCCCATGGAATTTCCCAATGTTAATGCTAGCCTGGAAAATTGCTCCAGCTTTAGCAGCAGGTTGTACAGCAGTTGTAAAACCAGCAGAACAAACACCTACAAGTGTTATGATGTTAATGGAACTTATTGGTGATATTTTACCAGCAGGTGTATTAAATATTGTAACTGGTTTTGGTAAAGAAGCTGGTGCAGCATTAGCAACATCAAACAGAATTGCTAAATTATCATTCACAGGTTCTACAGAAACTGGACGTACAGTATTACATAATGCAGCCGAAAACATTATTCCTGTAACTATGGAATTAGGTGGTAAATCGCCAAACATTTTCTTCCCATCTGTAGCAGCTCAAGACGATGAGTTTTTTAGTAAAGCTATTGAAGGTGCATTAATGTTTGCTTTAAATCAAGGTGAAATTTGTACCTCTCCTTCTCGTATTTTAGTACACGAAGATATTGCAGATCGCTTTGTTGAAAAAATGCAAGAACGTTTAAAATTAGTTAAACCAGGAAACCCATTAGATCCAGAAATAATGATTGGTTCTCAGGTATCTAAAGCGCAATACGAAAAAATACTAAACTATATTAAAATTGGTATTGAAGAAGGTGCTGCTGTTTTAGCTGGTGGTGAAGCTGGTAACTATGAAGGTGAATTAGCCGAAGGTTACTACGTACAGCCAACCGTTTTAAAAGGAGATAACAAAATGCGCGTCTTCCAAGAAGAAATTTTTGGTCCTGTTGTAGCCTTAACAACGTTTAAAACTACAGAAGAAGCTATTGCTATCGCAAACGATACACCTTACGGTTTAGGTGCTGGTGTTTGGTCTAGAGATGCTCACGAATTATACCAAGTACCACGTGCTATACAAGCAGGTAGAGTTTGGGTAAACCAATACAATACCTATCCTGCGCACGCACCATTTGGTGGAGTTAAAGAATCTGGTTTTGGTCGTGAAAACCATAAAATGGCATTAGATCATTACCGTGTTGTAAAAAACATGTTAATCTCTTATGATAAAAAGCCAATGGGCTTCTTTTAA
- a CDS encoding diacylglycerol kinase, which translates to MSKKEPFIINRLKSVGYAFKGMLLLLKTEASIQIQFCIAIIVTITGFVLNITSTEWIMQCFAIGLVMSVEGVNTAIEAIADFIHPEHHEKIGFIKDIAAGAVFMASIAATIIGLIIYIPKLF; encoded by the coding sequence ATGAGTAAAAAAGAACCATTTATAATTAATCGTTTAAAAAGTGTTGGGTATGCCTTTAAAGGCATGCTCTTACTTTTAAAAACAGAAGCCAGTATACAAATACAATTTTGTATTGCTATTATTGTTACTATCACTGGTTTTGTTTTAAACATCACCTCTACCGAGTGGATTATGCAATGCTTTGCAATAGGCTTGGTCATGAGTGTAGAAGGTGTAAATACTGCTATTGAGGCTATTGCAGATTTTATACATCCAGAACATCACGAAAAAATTGGTTTTATTAAAGACATTGCTGCAGGTGCTGTTTTTATGGCATCCATAGCTGCTACAATCATTGGTTTGATTATTTATATCCCAAAGCTATTTTAA
- the katG gene encoding catalase/peroxidase HPI yields the protein MENNPHSSHQPNGKNFDINESSANCPFLSGTVKHTSGGGVKNRDWWPNELKLNILRQNASKSNPMGDDFDYAEAFKSLDYEALKAELTAFMTNSQDWWPADYGHYGGLMIRMAWHSAGTYRVGDGRGGAGAGNQRFAPINSWPDNGNLDKARLLLWPIKQKYGNKISWADLMILAGNCALESMGFPTFGFAGGRADVWEPEQDIYWGSETEWGANEDRYKEGDLEDPLAAVMMGWIYVNPEGPNGVPDPMGSAHDVRETFGRMAMNDEETVALVAGGHTFGKAHGAADPNKYVGKEPHGASIEEMSTGWKNSFGTGVLDDTITSGIEGAWTPNPTRWDADYFDVLLNYDWELTKSPAGAHQWKPTAESNAKRAPKAGDANGRQDLMMTTADIALKVDPKYLEISKRFHADHEAFEDAFARAWYKLTHRDLGPTSRYLGPEVPKEELLWQDPIPAVDYTLSDADIANLKVMIIDSGLTVSQLVTTAWASASTFRGSDNRGGANGARIALEPQRSWEVNNPTELNKVLDVLEGIKTKFEGTVSLADLIVLAGNVGVEKALKNAGYNQEVDFLQGRGDATQEQTDIEQFGYLEPLADGFRNYIKGNLKIAAEDLLIDKANLLTLSVPELTVLVGGLRVLGANYDGSDNGVFTDNVGSLTNDFFKNILDFTYTWKATSSDDRFFEGSNRNTGEVKFKGTRADLIFGSNTELRAIAEVYGANDGQDRFVKDFVAAWTKVMNLDRFDVK from the coding sequence ATGGAAAATAATCCTCATTCAAGTCATCAGCCAAATGGTAAAAACTTTGATATTAATGAAAGTTCAGCAAATTGCCCTTTTTTAAGTGGAACAGTTAAACACACTTCTGGTGGTGGAGTAAAAAATAGAGATTGGTGGCCAAACGAATTAAAACTAAATATTTTACGTCAAAATGCTTCAAAATCAAACCCAATGGGAGACGATTTTGATTATGCCGAAGCTTTTAAAAGTCTAGATTATGAGGCCTTAAAAGCGGAACTTACAGCTTTTATGACAAACTCTCAGGATTGGTGGCCTGCAGATTATGGACATTACGGAGGATTAATGATACGTATGGCTTGGCATAGTGCCGGAACTTACAGAGTTGGTGATGGTCGTGGAGGAGCAGGAGCTGGAAACCAACGTTTTGCACCAATTAATAGTTGGCCAGATAATGGTAACTTAGATAAAGCACGTTTATTATTATGGCCTATCAAACAAAAATATGGAAATAAAATTTCTTGGGCAGATTTAATGATTTTAGCTGGTAACTGCGCCTTAGAGTCTATGGGTTTTCCAACATTTGGTTTTGCAGGAGGTAGAGCGGATGTTTGGGAGCCTGAACAAGATATTTATTGGGGAAGTGAAACAGAATGGGGAGCAAATGAAGATAGATATAAAGAAGGCGATCTAGAAGATCCTTTAGCAGCTGTAATGATGGGTTGGATTTATGTTAACCCAGAAGGTCCAAACGGAGTTCCAGATCCAATGGGTTCAGCACATGATGTGAGAGAAACCTTTGGTAGAATGGCAATGAATGATGAAGAGACTGTAGCTTTAGTTGCTGGTGGTCACACTTTTGGTAAAGCGCATGGAGCTGCAGATCCAAATAAATATGTTGGTAAAGAACCTCATGGTGCATCAATCGAAGAAATGAGTACTGGTTGGAAAAATAGTTTTGGTACAGGTGTTTTAGACGATACTATTACTAGTGGTATTGAAGGTGCATGGACACCAAATCCAACACGTTGGGATGCAGATTATTTTGATGTATTATTAAATTACGATTGGGAATTAACTAAAAGTCCAGCTGGTGCACACCAATGGAAACCAACAGCAGAGTCCAATGCCAAACGCGCTCCAAAAGCAGGTGACGCTAACGGAAGACAAGATTTAATGATGACGACTGCAGATATTGCTTTAAAAGTTGATCCTAAATATTTAGAAATTTCTAAACGTTTTCATGCAGACCATGAAGCATTTGAAGACGCATTTGCGCGTGCTTGGTATAAATTAACACATCGTGATTTAGGACCAACGTCTAGATACTTAGGACCAGAAGTGCCTAAAGAAGAATTATTATGGCAAGATCCAATTCCAGCAGTGGATTATACATTAAGTGATGCTGATATCGCTAACTTAAAAGTTATGATTATAGATTCTGGTTTGACAGTTTCACAATTAGTAACAACCGCTTGGGCTTCAGCATCAACATTTAGAGGATCAGATAATCGTGGTGGTGCCAATGGAGCACGTATTGCTTTAGAGCCACAACGTAGCTGGGAAGTAAATAATCCAACCGAATTAAATAAAGTCCTTGATGTACTAGAAGGTATTAAAACTAAATTTGAAGGTACTGTTTCTTTAGCAGATTTAATAGTGCTTGCAGGAAATGTTGGAGTAGAAAAAGCGTTAAAAAATGCAGGATACAATCAGGAAGTAGACTTTTTACAAGGTAGAGGAGATGCTACACAAGAGCAAACAGATATCGAGCAGTTTGGGTATTTAGAGCCTTTAGCAGATGGTTTTAGAAACTACATTAAAGGAAACTTAAAAATTGCTGCCGAAGATTTACTAATTGATAAAGCTAATTTACTAACGCTTTCTGTGCCAGAATTAACTGTTTTAGTTGGTGGTTTACGTGTGTTAGGTGCTAATTACGATGGCTCTGACAATGGTGTGTTTACAGATAATGTTGGTAGCTTAACTAACGATTTTTTCAAAAACATTTTAGACTTTACATACACTTGGAAAGCAACGTCTTCAGACGATAGATTCTTTGAAGGTAGTAACCGTAATACAGGTGAAGTTAAGTTTAAAGGAACTAGAGCCGATTTAATTTTTGGTTCAAATACAGAGCTTAGAGCAATAGCAGAAGTTTATGGTGCAAATGATGGTCAAGATCGTTTTGTAAAAGACTTCGTTGCAGCTTGGACTAAAGTGATGAATTTAGATCGTTTTGACGTGAAATAA
- the tpx gene encoding thiol peroxidase — MAKITLGGTPVETIGQLPKIGEKAPDFTLTLSDLSIQKLSDFEGHKVVLNIFPSVDTGTCATSVRSFNKEAAEMDNTKVLCISRDLPFAQARFCGAEGIDNVMMLSDFKTGQFGKDYGLEFASGPFEGLHSRCVVVLDENGIVQYTEQVQEVADEPNYKASLYALLDE, encoded by the coding sequence ATGGCTAAAATAACATTAGGAGGCACTCCTGTTGAAACTATAGGACAATTACCAAAAATCGGAGAAAAAGCTCCAGATTTTACTTTAACACTTAGCGACTTATCGATTCAAAAATTATCGGACTTTGAAGGCCATAAAGTGGTATTAAACATTTTTCCGAGTGTAGATACTGGTACATGCGCAACTTCTGTAAGATCATTTAATAAAGAAGCTGCTGAGATGGATAATACTAAAGTACTTTGTATCTCTAGAGATTTACCATTTGCTCAAGCACGTTTTTGTGGTGCAGAAGGTATTGATAACGTTATGATGTTATCTGATTTTAAAACGGGACAATTTGGTAAAGATTATGGTTTAGAATTTGCATCTGGTCCTTTTGAAGGGTTACACTCTAGATGTGTTGTGGTTTTAGATGAAAATGGAATTGTACAATATACAGAGCAAGTACAAGAAGTGGCTGACGAGCCTAATTATAAAGCGTCACTTTACGCATTATTAGATGAGTAA
- a CDS encoding LolA family protein, whose product MKKLLVLFLLATSSIFAQDDQANKLLNEVSNKAKSYNNISIAFKYVLENTEENIKQETKGDVVMEGDKYRLNILGITRIYDGQNIYSISPEDEEVTVSKGSDQDESTITPSKMLTFYKEGFTFKMDIVQDVNGRKIQYIKLTPMDSNSEIKYVLLGIDTKTKHIYRLIEVGNNGTKTTLTVNSFKTNETLSKSLFTFDKNKFKDYYINKLD is encoded by the coding sequence ATGAAAAAATTATTAGTATTATTTTTATTAGCTACAAGTAGCATTTTTGCGCAGGATGACCAAGCAAATAAACTGCTAAACGAAGTTTCAAACAAAGCTAAAAGTTACAACAATATTTCTATTGCTTTTAAATACGTTTTAGAAAATACTGAAGAAAACATAAAACAAGAAACCAAAGGTGACGTTGTCATGGAAGGTGATAAATACCGTTTAAATATTTTAGGTATTACGCGTATTTATGATGGTCAAAACATTTATAGTATAAGTCCAGAAGATGAAGAGGTTACTGTATCTAAAGGAAGTGATCAAGATGAAAGCACGATTACACCTAGTAAAATGTTAACGTTTTACAAGGAAGGTTTTACTTTTAAAATGGATATTGTACAAGATGTTAATGGTAGAAAAATCCAATACATTAAACTAACACCAATGGATTCTAATTCCGAAATTAAATATGTTTTGTTAGGTATTGATACTAAGACGAAGCACATCTATAGATTAATAGAAGTTGGAAATAACGGAACAAAAACAACTTTGACTGTTAATTCTTTTAAAACTAATGAGACTTTATCAAAATCCTTATTTACCTTTGACAAAAATAAATTTAAGGACTATTACATCAATAAACTGGATTAA
- a CDS encoding helix-turn-helix domain-containing protein — MAIENIPEIYFKNPTKSKDIFVYDFKMTSDVVKSKVNLSMNMFSFLQVGKKQVHFANTSKAVNSEQSLLLKKGNWLWTELLDTEAIYYCKLFFFSEKKLTDFLSKYTKNVKPYQEKVPYFVIENDAYIASFISSLSSKTFEDSPYCDAILALKFDEILLYLLDKYGNEFEHYLHALISKEVSPFKNIVEDHVHSNLKLEEIAFLCNMSLSTFKRHFTAEYKKAPGKWLKDKRLQKAKELLQGGDLKASDIYLDVGYNNLSNFSVAFKNKFGISPTEI, encoded by the coding sequence GTGTACGATTTTAAAATGACCAGCGATGTTGTTAAAAGTAAGGTAAATTTAAGCATGAATATGTTTAGCTTTTTACAAGTTGGAAAAAAGCAAGTCCATTTTGCTAACACCTCTAAAGCAGTTAATAGCGAACAGTCTTTATTATTAAAAAAAGGAAATTGGCTTTGGACAGAATTGCTTGATACCGAAGCGATTTACTATTGTAAACTCTTCTTTTTTTCAGAAAAAAAACTAACCGATTTTTTAAGTAAATACACCAAAAACGTTAAGCCTTACCAAGAAAAGGTGCCTTATTTTGTAATTGAAAACGATGCTTATATTGCGTCTTTTATAAGCTCATTGTCTTCTAAAACTTTTGAAGATTCTCCGTATTGCGATGCAATATTAGCGCTTAAATTTGACGAAATATTATTGTATTTACTAGATAAATATGGTAATGAATTTGAGCATTACTTACACGCATTAATATCTAAAGAAGTGTCGCCTTTTAAAAATATAGTAGAAGATCACGTGCATTCTAATTTAAAATTAGAAGAAATTGCCTTTTTATGCAACATGAGTTTATCTACATTTAAAAGACATTTTACTGCAGAATACAAAAAAGCTCCAGGAAAATGGTTAAAAGATAAGCGTTTACAAAAAGCAAAAGAGTTACTACAAGGTGGCGATTTAAAAGCGTCTGATATCTATTTAGACGTTGGTTATAACAACCTTTCTAACTTTAGTGTAGCGTTTAAAAACAAATTCGGAATTAGTCCAACCGAAATTTAA